Proteins encoded in a region of the Drosophila busckii strain San Diego stock center, stock number 13000-0081.31 chromosome 2L, ASM1175060v1, whole genome shotgun sequence genome:
- the LOC108594537 gene encoding uncharacterized protein LOC108594537, with protein sequence MPPKKNKVEEPVVKGPLPPNIFLYIQLAGMGTLPPTVHPIELHLEQGDSVLVKCVEHYNTEGIIYEDEFDMKPTYTLIFQQDNLDRINHAADNPLLIKLFMRKSEPPKLMGEEEAETYLTFESDTDGFATMKENAILNQLLGLDDEKDEINYYAEKEELILLCVGYLDLIKVFGHSRCMIKEELYLYPVPEVPTELRYTVHSSWHLYTLVPIAKELVFTNMAFVTFESIYNLSNDYILDLDSLYVQLSFRSREPVGRNEYHTVPWCTFNSFNESIISDQSSSTVFESFRGRVSSSTCTGLKSSMEVQMHKLFAQIMRSEGLNFDVENIDVSNDMALVFNSFHRFILTRQMSETLCHAIICKRYVVAVDVWQQGKSTQQRVFQGFLDPAILCFPGVQNIRFAVELKYLGAKKPKPKPPKRVTRVSLPSEDGRMTTQLSAEPVETTFAIIKICLLSPLGEIYQELKVFRESFISQNRMLHCDILTENKALTLKQIQREAYMRFDSFVKDTVQYIIEKNVFSVEDKQSHFCCALRNLSNILLNVVGSDFNMRIPTSTNEEFSNLCVIVFNELEKRIHDIVEKAEDRGFDELLHSDQQRKNDQFIDIMNTIKYLRAVDDQRMADFLHERITEYSCSIFDFYDLIAKMEQCDYVAAREYFKAAKRLSHANEYYSGWIRLYLRYLETRDDPDELVAANATECLLKSIFKYAEFHARQLDGWVLLHCYYKHFNYAPGYDYARWRYEDQLRLPRGNAAATPFSFWGINLNIYPEFSEPRGRIFFGVFKMFVRLGIYEFGEIIFAQIQSLCSEAYRYMINTQLMILRKTLPEDYELSTFEFDETQEGIIKSAFNAQINGNVEYYRGNWEAAAEYYEENLNKGADAFMHRDNYLLSKLRLAYLSMQVGDYQKAIDAISASQLMAGNMLSLIGLYLLGKANYKLHNLEKAMQHFIECTTLGSHVPNAWGFLALIHLQLGNNMAALCCWKYAKVDPTKAISDDFIYDELDAIDIDSVELYVDVQSDASVSFCGKDDDY encoded by the exons ATGCCGCCCAAAAAGAACAAAGTTGAGGAACCAGTGGTGAAAGGACCGTTACCACCCAATATATTTCTATACATACAGCTGGCGGGGATGGGCACCTTGCCACCCACAGTGCATCCAATAGAATTACACTTGGAGCAAGGCGATAGCGTTTTAGTCAAATGCGTGGAGCACTACAATACCGAGGGCATAATTTACGAAGATGAGTTCGATATGAAGCCCACATATACATTAATTTTTCAGCAGGATAATTTGGATCGCATCAATCATGCCGCCGACAATCCATTGCTCATCAAGTTGTTTATGCGAAAAAGCGAACCACCCAAGTTGATGGGCGAGGAGGAGGCAGAGACCTATTTGACATTTGAGTCGGATACCGATGGATTTGCAACAATGaaagaaaatgcaattttgaaTCAGCTGCTGGGCTTGGATGATGAAAAGGATGAAATCAATTACTATGCTGAAAAGGAAGAGTTAATCTTACTCTGTGTGGGCTATTTGGATCTGATTAAAGTATTTGGTCACTCCAGATGCATGATTAAGGAGGAACTGTATCTATATCCAGTGCCAGAAGTACCCACCGAACTACGCTATACCGTACATTCATCCTGGCATCTTTATACGCTAGTGCCCATAGCCAAAGAGCTCGTGTTTACCAACATGGCATTCGTCACCTTCGAATCAATTTATAATCTCAGCAATGATTACATTCTCGATCTTGATAGTCTCTATGTGCAGTTGAGCTTTCGTTCTAGGGAGCCAGTTGGACGCAATGAATATCACACTGTACCTTGGTGCACGTTCAACTCCTTTAACGAAAGCATCATTAGTGATCAATCCAGCTCGACGGTATTTGAATCTTTTCGTGGTCGCGTGAGCTCGAGCACTTGCACTGGCTTGAAGTCCTCGATGGAAGTGCAAATGCACAAACTATTCGCACAAATTATGCGCTCCGAAGGCTTGAACTTTGATGTGGAGAATATTGATGTTAGCAATGATATGGCGCTGGTGTTCAATAGCTTTCATCGCTTTATACTCACCCGACAAATGTCGGAAACACTTTGTCATGCTATTATCTGTAAAAGATATGTCGTGGCTGTGGATGTTTGGCAACAGGGAAAGTCCACACAGCAGCGTGTGTTCCAAGGCTTTCTCGATCCCGCTATACTTTGTTTTCCTGGTG TGCAAAATATACGCTTTGCTGTGGAATTGAAGTACTTGGGTGCAAagaagcccaagcccaagccgccAAAGCGTGTGACACGTGTTAGTTTGCCCAGCGAGGATGGACGCATGACTACGCAGCTGAGTGCGGAGCCTGTGGAAACGACATTtgctattattaaaatatgtttgctatCACCTTTGGGTGAAATCTATCAGGAGCTGAAAGTATTTCGCGAGAGTTTTATAAGTCAAAATCGCATGCTGCATTGCGATATCTTAACCGAGAACAAAGCCTTGACGCTGAAGCAAATCCAACGTGAGGCTTACATGCGCTTCGATTCATTCGTCAAGGATACAGTGCAGTATATTATAGAGAAGAATGTGTTCAGTGTGGAGGATAAGCAGTCGCATTTCTGCTGTGCTCTGCGTAATCTATCGAACATATTGCTCAATGTGGTGGGCAGTGATTTCAATATGCGCATTCCAACCAGCACCAATGAGGAATTTTCG AACCTTTGCGTTATAGTTTTCAATGAGCTGGAGAAGCGCATACATGATATTGTGGAAAAGGCAGAGGATCGTGGCTTTGATGAGCTTCTACACAGCGatcagcaaagaaaaaatgaTCAGTTTATTGATATAATGAATACTATCAAGTATTTGCGAGCTGTCGACGATCAGCGTATGGCAGACTTTTTGCATGAAAGG ATAACAGAATATAGCTGCAGTATTTTTGATTTCTATGATCTTATAGCCAAAATGGAGCAATGCGACTATGTGGCCGCCAGAGAATATTTCAAAGCTGCCAAGCGACTTTCACATGCCAATGAATATTATTC TGGCTGGATACGTTTGTACTTGCGCTATTTGGAAACACGTGACGATCCCGATGAGCTTGTCGCCGCCAATGCCACCGAGTGTCTGCTTAAGAGCATCTTCAAGTACGCAGAGTTTCATGCTCGCCAGCTGGACGGTTGGGTGCTGCTGCATTGCTACtacaagcattttaattatgcgccTGGCTATGACTACGCACGCTGGCGTTATGAGGATCAGCTGCGTCTGCCGCGTGgcaatgctgctgcaactCCATTTAGCTTTTGGGGCATCAATCTGAATATATATCCGGAGTTTTCAGAGCCGCGTGGACGCATTTTCTTTGGCGTATTCAAAATGTTTGTGCGCTTGGGCATTTACGAGTTTGGTGAGATAATCTTTGCACAGATTCAGTCGCTGTGCAGTGAGGCATATAGATATATGATAAATACACAATTGATGATATTGAGAAAAACGCTGCCAGAGGACTATGAGTTGTCCACTTTCGAGTTTGATGAAACACAGGAGGGCATTATAAAG AGCGCGTTCAATGCCCAGATCAATGGCAATGTGGAGTATTATCGCGGCAACTGGGAGGCAGCGGCTGAGTATTATGAGGAGAACTTGAATAAAGGCGCCGACGCCTTTATGCATCGTGATAACTATTTGCTAAGTAAACTGCGCCTGGCCTATCTGTCCATGCAAGTGGGTGACTATCAAAAGGCTATTGATGCTATAAGCGCAAGTCAGCTTATGGCTGGCAATATGCTCTCGCTCATTGGACTCTATTTGCTGGGCAAGGCTAACTATAAACTGCATAATCTGGAAAAGGCTATGCAGCATTTTATTGAGTGCACCACTTTGGGCTCACATGTGCCCAATGCTTGGGGATTTTTGGCGCTCATTCATTTGCAATTGGGCAATAATATGGCTGCGCTATGTTGCTGGAAATATGCCAAGGTTGATCCGACGAAGGCAATATCAGATGACTTTATCTATGACGAGCTGGATGCCATTGACATAGACAGTGTGGAACTCTATGTGGATGTACAAAGTGATGCGAGTGTGTCCTTTTGCGGCAAGGATGACGATTATTAG
- the LOC108602629 gene encoding uncharacterized protein LOC108602629 isoform X1, with translation MASVGGSFDLPTVGSVTSSTALAIRNSTIIAHRLSIYLPQLLLPTRDPHKLILEINSHVAQFRELLIYVGQARDSPELREKIRKLRRCCLDACKHTAHLITPQPRHCLTSPHDRLQLSLLFLVQQFLHELIKSHHLIQLVPLDMSEYYAPARTAPSNLGNALSQILLCKQINPDFQQEELCSIVKDAEELNELLTELQSHMPKSEANDELDAVDLNQPTRFVTAVNKLSWYSQQRHRSCLSRSRSLCCCLKSSQVNSF, from the exons ATGGCCAGCGTTGGTGGCAGCTTTGACTTGCCCACTGTGGGCAGCGTTACCAGCAGCACTGCTCTGGCCATACGTAACTCCACAATTATAGCCCATCGCTTGTCCATTTatttgccacagctgctgctgcccacgcgGGATCCACACAAG CTCATCTTGGAGATCAACAGTCACGTGGCGCAGTTTCGTGAGCTGCTTATTTATGTTGGCCAAGCGCGGGATTCACCCGAATTGCGCGAAAAGATTCGCAAgttgcgtcgctgctgcttggacGCCTGCAAGCATACGGCGCATCTTATTACTCCTCAGCCACGTCATTGTCTAACCAGTCCCCACGACAGATTGCAATTGTCGCTGCTCTTTCTCGTCCAGCAGTTTCTACACGAGCTTATCAAGAGCCATCATCTCATACAGCTGGTGCCGCTTGATATGAGCGAATATTATG cACCCGCTCGAACTGCGCCATCGAATCTGGGCAATGCACTTAGTCAAATTCTGTTGTGCAAGCAAATCAATCCGGACTTTCAGCAGGAGGAGCTCTGCAGCATTGTGAAGGACGCGGAGGAGTTGAACGAACTGCTCACCGAACTGCAATCCCACATGCCCAAATCGGAGGCAAATGATGAACTGGATGCTGTGGACTTGAACCAGCCAACGCGCT TTGTTACAGCTGTCAATAAACTGAGCTGGTATAGCCAACAACGTCACCGCAGCTGCctcagccgcagtcgcagtctctgTTGTTGCCTCAAGTCATCCCAGGTGAATTCGTTTTGA
- the LOC108602629 gene encoding uncharacterized protein LOC108602629 isoform X3 has product MASVGGSFDLPTVGSVTSSTALAIRNSTIIAHRLSIYLPQLLLPTRDPHKLILEINSHVAQFRELLIYVGQARDSPELREKIRKLRRCCLDACKHTAHLITPQPRHCLTSPHDRLQLSLLFLVQQFLHELIKSHHLIQLVPLDMSEYYAPARTAPSNLGNALSQILLCKQINPDFQQEELCSIVKDAEELNELLTELQSHMPKSEANDELDAVDLNQPTRSVNKLSWYSQQRHRSCLSRSRSLCCCLKSSQVNSF; this is encoded by the exons ATGGCCAGCGTTGGTGGCAGCTTTGACTTGCCCACTGTGGGCAGCGTTACCAGCAGCACTGCTCTGGCCATACGTAACTCCACAATTATAGCCCATCGCTTGTCCATTTatttgccacagctgctgctgcccacgcgGGATCCACACAAG CTCATCTTGGAGATCAACAGTCACGTGGCGCAGTTTCGTGAGCTGCTTATTTATGTTGGCCAAGCGCGGGATTCACCCGAATTGCGCGAAAAGATTCGCAAgttgcgtcgctgctgcttggacGCCTGCAAGCATACGGCGCATCTTATTACTCCTCAGCCACGTCATTGTCTAACCAGTCCCCACGACAGATTGCAATTGTCGCTGCTCTTTCTCGTCCAGCAGTTTCTACACGAGCTTATCAAGAGCCATCATCTCATACAGCTGGTGCCGCTTGATATGAGCGAATATTATG cACCCGCTCGAACTGCGCCATCGAATCTGGGCAATGCACTTAGTCAAATTCTGTTGTGCAAGCAAATCAATCCGGACTTTCAGCAGGAGGAGCTCTGCAGCATTGTGAAGGACGCGGAGGAGTTGAACGAACTGCTCACCGAACTGCAATCCCACATGCCCAAATCGGAGGCAAATGATGAACTGGATGCTGTGGACTTGAACCAGCCAACGCGCT CTGTCAATAAACTGAGCTGGTATAGCCAACAACGTCACCGCAGCTGCctcagccgcagtcgcagtctctgTTGTTGCCTCAAGTCATCCCAGGTGAATTCGTTTTGA
- the LOC108602629 gene encoding uncharacterized protein LOC108602629 isoform X2, producing the protein MASVGGSFDLPTVGSVTSSTALAIRNSTIIAHRLSIYLPQLLLPTRDPHKLILEINSHVAQFRELLIYVGQARDSPELREKIRKLRRCCLDACKHTAHLITPQPRHCLTSPHDRLQLSLLFLVQQFLHELIKSHHLIQLVPLDMSEYYAPARTAPSNLGNALSQILLCKQINPDFQQEELCSIVKDAEELNELLTELQSHMPKSEANDELDAVDLNQPTRCKSVNKLSWYSQQRHRSCLSRSRSLCCCLKSSQVNSF; encoded by the exons ATGGCCAGCGTTGGTGGCAGCTTTGACTTGCCCACTGTGGGCAGCGTTACCAGCAGCACTGCTCTGGCCATACGTAACTCCACAATTATAGCCCATCGCTTGTCCATTTatttgccacagctgctgctgcccacgcgGGATCCACACAAG CTCATCTTGGAGATCAACAGTCACGTGGCGCAGTTTCGTGAGCTGCTTATTTATGTTGGCCAAGCGCGGGATTCACCCGAATTGCGCGAAAAGATTCGCAAgttgcgtcgctgctgcttggacGCCTGCAAGCATACGGCGCATCTTATTACTCCTCAGCCACGTCATTGTCTAACCAGTCCCCACGACAGATTGCAATTGTCGCTGCTCTTTCTCGTCCAGCAGTTTCTACACGAGCTTATCAAGAGCCATCATCTCATACAGCTGGTGCCGCTTGATATGAGCGAATATTATG cACCCGCTCGAACTGCGCCATCGAATCTGGGCAATGCACTTAGTCAAATTCTGTTGTGCAAGCAAATCAATCCGGACTTTCAGCAGGAGGAGCTCTGCAGCATTGTGAAGGACGCGGAGGAGTTGAACGAACTGCTCACCGAACTGCAATCCCACATGCCCAAATCGGAGGCAAATGATGAACTGGATGCTGTGGACTTGAACCAGCCAACGCGCTGTAAgt CTGTCAATAAACTGAGCTGGTATAGCCAACAACGTCACCGCAGCTGCctcagccgcagtcgcagtctctgTTGTTGCCTCAAGTCATCCCAGGTGAATTCGTTTTGA